Genomic DNA from Rana temporaria chromosome 1, aRanTem1.1, whole genome shotgun sequence:
TAGCTGGGCCTCGCCGTCCACCCTCTCATAGCTGGGCCTCGCCGTCCACCCTCTCATAGCTGGGCCTCGCCGTCCACCCTCTCATAGCTGGGCCTCGCCGCCCACCCTCTCATAGCTGGGCCTCGCCGCCCACCCTCTCATAGCTGGGCCTCGCCGCCCACCCTCTCATAGCTGGGCCTCGCCGCCCACCCTCTCATAGCTGGGCCTCGCCGCCCACCCTCTCATAGCTGGGCCTCGCCGCCCACCCTCTCATAGCTGGGCCTCGCCGCCCACCCTCTCATAGCTGGGCCTCGCCGCCCACCCTCTCATAGCTGGGCCTCGCCGCCCACCCTCTCATAGCTGGGCCTCGCCGCCCACCCTCTCATATCTAGGCCTCGCCGTCCACCCTCTCATAGCTAGGCCTCGCCGTCCATCCTCTCATATCTAGGCCTCGCTGTCCATCTTTTAATATCTAGGCCTCGCTGTCAAAGTACTGAAGACAGAGACAGCCGGGAAACCAACATTTTCAGAAGGTGGTTGGTGATGGTGGACTATACCTCTCTCCCAGCCTGGGTTTTCTCTAAAAGTCCCCGCTTACCATAtaaaaagttggatgtttgatGCCCCGTCAATAAAAAATCCAATTGTGATTAGATCACAGACAGGCAGCTGGGCAGAGGAGGCCTCCGATGAAGTGTGGAGTAAAATAATGATCTTGGTCACACAAAACAAGCCTCTGTGCGGTTGTCAGGCGAGGGTTGGCCAGGCGCTGCGATGTGTCCGCACACCATTCAGAAGGGTGATAAAAAGGCCATTACCCATTTAGTAGGAAGCTCTTTAACCTCGGTGGCAGGGGGACGGTGGAGTGTTaccccgctgatttcatgattaCATGAAGACAGAGGAAGCGAGAAGACATCAGAGTGTTTTCACACATCCAATACACAACTCTGCACACAAGAGTACGCCATCCCCAGGCTGAGCACAGCGCATAGAACCAATAAAAGCATTAATTATCTCATAGGGTCTATTATCCATGTTCTCAGAGAATGAACAAACCACAATTTGTGAATGCACCTTGACATGGCGCCATTTACTACACATATtacaaaatatacagtatgtgcaaatCAGTTTTTATTGGAGTGGCACAGGCACATGCGTACTTTtacaaacaatggcccggattcagctagaattgcgctatttttacggaggcgcagggcaacgtttttgccctgcgcccccgcattttttttgcgctgccctcgattcacggagcagaagctccgtaaattgcgcgggcgcgccggcaaaatgcccggcgcaagcgcgcgaaatttaaatgatcccgtagggggcgggaatcatttaaattaggcgcgttcccgcgccgatcgtagagcgcatgctccgtcgggaaactttcccgacgtgcattgcggcaaatgacgtcgcaaggacgtcatttgcttcaaagttaacgtgaatggcgtccagcgccattcacgattcacttatgcaaactacgtaaaattcaaatttcgcgacgcgggaacgacgggtatacgtaacattggctgcccctgctaatagcaggggcagccttacgcaaaaactgccgtacggaaacgacgtaaattgcgtacgcagggctcgcgcaacgttgtgaatcggtgttagtatgcaatttgcatactatacgctgagcacaacgggaacgccacctagcggccatcgcaagaatgcagcctaagatatgcgggcataagagccttatgccgcgcagatcttaggctgcagtcggcgtaacgatgttcctgaatcaggagcactcgttacgccggggcaagtaagcaattgcgctgtgtaacctatggttacacaggcgcaattgcttcttgaatccaccccaatgtaaATTGCGGTGTATTGTCCGAACCGAGAGACATACTTCCAGTACTTGCACAAACCTGAGCATGCCTACGGGCCTACAACCACGGACCCAAGCTGTCTGCATCCAGGGGCATACAGCTTTATACATGCGTGGGTTGATGCAAGTACCAGAGGCGGTGAGCATTTTTAAAGTGAGTTAACATCAGTCAGAACTGTGTTTCACGTCGGCAGTACGCATATAAGCGGCTTTAACGGTGAGCGGCCGCATATATGCACACCAGAATGTAAACAGAGctgtagggttgcaccaataccggGTTTTTATCGGCGAGTATGAATACCCATACTTTTGGTGACGTACTCGCCAATACCGgtactttgcagtgcgatttgcgtcaatacaaaaaaaaaaaaacatgcaaatcgcactgcaaagaatcgcgtGCAATTTCCCCTACTGTTCCTGTGTGTATAGAAGGGAAAAGCGTCATCTGGTGGGCGGTTTAGAACTCACAGTGCACACATCTGGCCACATGCAAAATAATCTACACAAGTGTCCCCGGTACACCGATGATAGCAAATCAGGGCCGCTGGCagtgatgtattatggcctaggccgacaaggtccaggcctagggcggcactttgtggggggcggcaaaatcgcatcccaccctgcccccctgtcctcatcccaccctgcccccctgtcctcatcccaccctgcccccctgtcctcatcccaccctgcccccatgtcctcatcccaccctgcccccatgtcctcatcccaccctgcccccatgtcctcatcccaccctgcccccatgtcctcatcccaccctgcccccatgtcctcatcccaccctgcccccatgtcctcatcccaccctgcccccttgtcctcatcccaccctgcccccttgtcctcatctcaccctgcccccctgtcctcatcccaccctgcccccctgtcctcatcccaccctgcccccctgtcctcatcccaccctgtccccatgtcctcatcccaccctgtccccatgtcctcatcccaccctgtcctcatcccatgaaaattacagggcgggtcttaaaaaggaaggggtgcgtcatatataaagtaggtggtgcgcgagtttcaccaggcctagggcggcacaaaacctaaatacacccctggccGCTGGAGGTGCTCAAAGGGCTGGAGGATAAGTTCCGGGACCCCGTGGGTATAGGGCAGAAGCAATGTCAGCTTGGGGGCAGACCATCACTACATCTCCTCCacagggccagtgctaccactaggcaaactaggcagccccCTAGGGTGCCTAGCCACTGATGTTCCTACTCTCTGCAGAAagtaactaagtctcagcataaGCAGGCTGCCGCCATTCCGTTCGCACATtagtgtcagaggcacagcgGCGGTGGagaactgtgtctgtgtcccgaatgaatagaagcaagcaaacattcattgatgggcgctggtgaggctgcatttgatgggctctggtgaggctgcatttgatgggcgctggtgaggctgcatttgatgggcgctggtgaggctgcatttgatgggcgctggtgaggctgcatttgatgggcgctggtgaggctgcatttgatgggcgctggtgaggctgcatttgatgggcgctggtgaggctgcatttgatgggcgctggtgaggctgcatttgatgggcgctggtgaggctgcatttgatgggcgctggtgaggctgcatttgatgggcgctggtgaggctgcatttgatgggcgctggtgaggctgcatttgatgggcgctggtgaggctgcatttgatgggcgctggtgaggctgcatttgatgggcgctggtgaggctgcatttgatgggcgctggtgaggctacatttgatgggcgctggtgaggctgcatttgatgggccctggtgaggctgcatttgatgggccctggtgaggctgcatttgatgggccctggtgaggctgcatttgatgggccctggtgaggctgcatttgatgagccctggtgaggctgcatttgatgagccctggtgaggctgcatttgatgagccctggggaggctgcatttgatgagccctggggaggctgcatttgatgagccctggcgaggctgcatttgatgggcgctggcgaggctgcatttgatgggcgctggtgaggctgcatttgatgggcgctggtgaggctgcatttgatgggtactttattaaaaaggtggggttatAGGTGGGCAGGGAAAAGGGAGTGGAGTCAAGGGGgctgcaaaatgaggtttcgcctagggtgtcaaaaatccttgcaccgacaCGGACGTTGAAACGGCGAGGGCACACAAAATGGCTTCCACCGATTATAGCACCTACAGCCAGGCTGGTGCCCAGCAGAGCTACAGTGCTTATACTGCCCAGCCAGCTCAAGGATACACACAGACTGCTCAGGCAACCTATGGACAGCCGGGTTATGGCACTTATGGGCAACCTACTGATGCCAGTTACACGCAGGCACAAACCACTGCCACTTATGGTCAGTCAGCCTATGCTACTGCTTATGCACAGCCTCCTGCTGGCTATACTGCTCCAGCAGCACCCCAGGCCTATAGCCAGCCTATACAAGGATACGGAACAAGTTATGACAGCAGTACTGCAACTACTGCCACTACCCAGGCTGCATATGCTGCGCCCACTGCTTATGGTGCTCAGCCAGCATACCCTTCTTATGGACAGCAACCTGCAACCACTGCTCCAGCAAGACCTCAAGATGGAAGCAAGCCAGCAGATACAAGCCAACCTCCACCAAGTACAGCCGCATATGCACAGCCCAGTGTGGGCTACAGTCAAAGCAGCTACAGCTATCCCCAGGTCCCAGCCAGCTACCCTATGCAACAAGTGACTGCGCCACCATCTTACCCACCAACTAGTTATTCCACATCTCAGCCTTCCAGTTATGATCAGAGTTCCTATTCCCAGCCAAGCTCTTACACTCAACAGAGCAGCTATGGGCAGCAGAGTTCCTACTCACAGCCGAGTAGCTATGGCCAACCAAGCAGTTATGGGCAACAAGGTGGTTATGGCCAACAGAGCAGTtaccagcagcaacagcagcagccacCTCAACAGCCACCTCCTACAAGCTATCCACCACCTTCGTCCTCTTATGGCAGCCAACCACCCAGCCAGTATGGGCAGCAGAGCAGTGGCTATAGCCAGCAAAGTAGTTATCGTCAAGACCACTCAAATAACAAAGGCTCTTATGGTCAGGAACCCCACCAAGGTTATTCTGGTCCTGAAGGCCGCAACTCTGGAGGCTCGGATTCCCGCGGTAGGGGCCGGGGCATGTATGACAGAGGTGGCATGAACCGTGGCGGTAGGGGAGGCCGCGGAGGCATGGGCGGTGGAGATCGAGCTGGCTTCAGTAAGCCTGGTGGACTTCTGGATGATGGTCCTGAACCTGACTTCGTACCCCCTATGGAACCAGAAGAGGAACCGGAGAACACTACGATTTACATGCAGGGTCTAAATGAAAATGTGACTGTTGAAGAGTTGGTGGAGTTCTTTAAAAACTGTGGGGAGGCCAAGATCAACAAAAGAACTGGGCAGCCACTAGTAAACATTTTTACGGACAAGGAAACTGGAAAACCAAAGGGTGATGGAACATTTTCATTTGAAGACATGCCTTCAGCTAAAAGTGCTGTGGaactatgtgatggaaaaaaatttCAAGGAAATAAACTGAAAGTGTCTTTGGCTCAGAAGAAGGCTCCAACTAGCATGAGGGGTGGATTATTGCCACGTGATGGTCGTGGGGGTGGACCCCCACTTCTTAGGGGAGGTCCCATGCCAAGAATGGTTGGCAGAGGAGGGGACCGTGGTGGATTTATGCGAGGAGGGCCACGTGGTGGTCCGCGTGGCAGCCCTGTCAGTGGGCCCAATGTGCAGCACAGAGCTGGAGATTGGCAGTGTCCAAACCCTGGTTGTGGTAATCAGAACTTTGCCTGGCGAACAGAGTGTAATCAGTGTAAGGCTCCAAAACCTGAAGGCttctgtcctcctccattcccacccCCAGGTAACGAAAGAGGTAGAGGCGGTCCTGGCATGAGAGGAGGCAGAGGTTTGATGGACCGTGGTGGCCCTGGTATGTTTAGAGGTGGACGAGGAGGAGACAGGGGAGGCTTTAGAGGTCGTGGAATGGACCGAGGACTtggtggaggaaggagaggtggacCACCTGGTCCCCCAGGACCTCTCTTGGAGCCAATGGGAGGAAGAGGTGGTGGTGGAAGACGTGGTGGCCCTGGCAAGATGGATAAGGGTGACCATCGCCAGGAGCGCAGGGAGAGACCCTACTAGAAGTTGAAAGCCTCCTTTActcaagatttattttttaagccagaaatgttttaaatttaTAATTCCATATTTATAATGCTAGCATGGAGTTCCTCCATTGTTACATTATGACTATTCTTTGTCTGTACCTTAGTATTCACAACTTGTGGAGATATTAAAATGAAAATttaacggtaaaaaaaaaaaaaaaaaaaatccttgcaccagccctgtgagCCCCTCCAGCGGCCGTAGCGGACTGGGACACCTATGTAGATTATTTTGCATAGAAGAGCGAGAACTTCCTTcactcagccagggcattgaaaataggTAGTTGATGGATATTCCagtatgacaatgacccaaaacccatggccaaggcaacaaagggagTTGCCTAgcaagtctccagaccttaatcccatacaaaaaaaaattgtggagggagctgaaggttcgagttaccaaacgtcagcctcgaaaccttaatgacttggagaagaTCTGCAAAGAGAAGTGGGACCAAACCCCTTCCGAGATGTGtgcaatagtgttgctcacgaatattcgcattgcgaatattcgttacaaatatggcatattcgaatattcgcgaataactcgaatttcgcggccaaaattcgctattccgaatattcgtattttttaaaatttatttttaaaacagatcacatcctatcgacgtctaaaagcattgctggtatgattagagaccctgggccgagtagctaagctgaggcgatccttttatgttgccgaatattcgcaatcgcgaatattcgatttccgaatattcgcgaatactttctccgcccttcttttgcatcagagccaatcagagttctcctaccacagttgtcaaaatttcgcaatcaatttcgcattcgcattagcgaaatttcgataaaatatcacgaatattcgcgaatactttctccgcccttcttttgcatcagagccaatcagagttctcctaccacagttgtcaaaatttcgcaatcaatttcgcattagcgaaatttcgcccaaatttttttttgataaaatatcacgaatattcgattttagcgaatatttcacgaatattcgtctatatattcgtgatatatcgcgaaatcgaatatggcgtattccgctcaacactagtgtgcaaacctggtggccaactacaagaaacgtctgacctctgtgattggcgacaagggttttgccaccaagtaccaagtcatgttttgcgaaggggtcaaatactaatgccgcgtacacaccatcactttatgtgatgaaaaaaaacgacatttttaaaaacgtcactttaaccacttcccggccgccgcatgtatatgtacgtccacagaatggcacgtacaggcatatgggcgtacaggtacgtcctcgcctttccgtgggtcaggggtccgatcgggacccccccccccccgctacatgcggcggtcggattcccgcagggagcgatccgggacgagggcgcggctattcgtttctagccgccccctcgcgatcgctccccggagctgaagaacggggagagccgtatgtaaacacggcttccccgtgcgtcactgtggcggcgcatcgatcgagtgatcccttatatagggagactcgatcgatgacgtcagtcctacagccacacccccctacagttgtaaacacacactaggtgaaccctaactcctacagcgccccctgtggttaactcccaaactgcaactgtcattttcacaataaacaatgcaatttaaatgcattttttgctgtgaaaatgacaatggtcccaaaaatgtgtcaaaattgtccgaagtgtccgccataatgtcgcagtcacgaaaaaaatctcgcccccattagtagtaaaaaaaaaaaaattaataaaaatgcaataaaactatcccctattttgtaaacgctataaattttgcgcaaaccaatcaataaacgcctattgcgattttttttaccaaaaataggtagaagaatacgtatcggcctaaactggaggaaaaaaaatgtttttatatatgtttttgggggatatttattacagcaacaagtaaaaaatattgcatttttttttaaattgtcgctctatttttgtttatagcgcaaaaaataaaaaccacagaggtgatcaaataccaccaaaagaaagctctatttgtggggaaaaaaggacgtcaattttgtttgggagccacgtcgcacgaccgcgcaattttctgttaaagcgacgcagtgccgaatcgcaaaacctggccagggcatttagctgcctaaaggtccggggcttaagtggttaaatgaccgtgtgtgggggaaaacgttgttttatgtcttgtgaaaaatgtcattttttacttcacagaaattgaccgtgtgtagcaaaaaacgacgtttaaaacgacgtttctaaacccgcgcatgcccagaagctagttatgaagcgagcgtcaatggaaaaaagtggtgaacgtaacctcgtgtgtaggcaacgtcgtttttgaaaattgaagtttcaaaaacgtagttttttacttcacagaaaatttcatttttttttttaatcacataaagtgatggtgtgtatgcggcataatgtcACTCAATAAAATGAAAAtcaatttaccgtatatactcgagtataagccgactcgaATAGAAGCCCAGGCATctaaattttaccacaaaaaaaattggaaaacgtattgactcaagtataaacctagggtgggaaatgcactGGTACAGCGccaatgacatcactggctgCTAGGACATCGgcattcccagcagccaatcataaCGCACAGCATCACAGCATGGGTGGGAGTGACGGGAGCGGCTTCTTCGGACCTGCCAGCTGCTGTACAAATGACAGAAGCGGGTCGGGATACGGAGACCGCTGCTCTAGAGGACGGACCCAGAGAGACTGGGGaacacacgcacgcacgcaccGGAGACCAGTAAGTGGCACCCACatgcgagtataagccgaggggggcattttcagcagcaAAAATGTACTGaataactcggcttatactcgagtatatacggtacaacttttttgaaatgcgtttttatgaatatttttgttattctgtttctcactgttaaaataaaccgaccattaaaatgatagactgatcatttctttgtcagtggggcaaacgtacaaaatcagcaggggatcaaatactttttccccctgTCACTGTCACACAACGTATTCCCACCTACAGCCATTCATTACTAAGGGGGAGTTATGCAGCAGCTTAGCCTCTCAGTCGGGACTACATGCCAATAGGTttgccacctgtccggttttGACCGGGACAGTCCAGGTTTGGACACATGTGTCCGGTTTTCAAGCCGCCTGAAACCCGGGCACATATAGCAGTAGTTCAACCTAGAGCGGCACATCCCAATACCCGCCATCAGTGTTACACATACATTACTGCCTGTGCGCTCTGCCTCCGAGCCAAGCTCAGCGATGGGCAGCAGGCGTATCTATTcagcctgtgattggctgaatAGGTCACGTGCGGGCGGCGGACACAAGGGTCTGTGATTGGCCCAGTGGACCTGGTCACATGTGGAGGCGGGGCTGGACTGTGGGTAATCTCAGCCGCCCGGAGTCCCGCCTCGTTGCCTGGCATGTGCTCTGCTGTGTTTCCTTGAGTCCTCACTGAGTTTCTTTCTCATCTGCcctctcacccccctctgtcagcctgccACTGTCTGTCAGCCACTCCCCcttctgtcagctaccccccttcTGTCAGCTacaccccctctgtcagctacccccctcccgtcagctaccccctctctgtcagctacccccctctgtcagcctgccACTGTCGGtcagccactcccccccccttgtCAGCTACCCCTCCTTTGTCAGCtactccccctctgtcagctaccccccccaTGTGAGCTACCCCCCCACCCGTGAgctaccccctctctgtcagctaccccccctgCCGTCAGCTACCCCCCTGCCGTCAGCTACCCCCCTGCCGTCAGCTACCCCCCTGCCGTCAGCTACCCCCCTGCCGTCAGCTACCCCCCTGCCGTCAGCTACCCCCTCTCTGTTAGCTACCCCCCCATCTGTCAgctaccccttacatcagagtccgtagagcaccccttacatcagagtccgcagagcaccccttacatcagagtccgcagagcaccccttacatcagagtccgcagagcaccccttacatcagagcccttgCCCAGGGGTCTTCTCGACCATATCCGTGGTCATATGTGATAAGCTGATACTTCAGGCTGTGCTGATCAGTCTACATAAAACTGTACAGAGAACTGTCTGCGGGGAGGATTACCATTCTGGCATTCTTCACTGTAACCTATAAATACATTTCCCACACGTACTCCCAGCCATATTGGTTGAGAATGGAAAACATATTGACACGCACTTTGCATGTGTGTGAGCTCTTCATGAAAAATGTCACAGAGCCAAGGCAAGATTGAGTCTAGATTACATAATCTCCAGAGTATGACGAGGTATGTGGAAAATTCTATATACTGTACTGCTGTGCATTGGTATGATAGATCCAGAGGGGGGCACCCTGCCTGTGtggctgggcaggagggggggagaaCAAGAAAAGTGTTCTGGTAGACCCTCCTGAGAATAATCTAGGGaatgaaggtgcagaaattggggcaATCTAAGGTTTGGCAGTACattaattggggtgatctgaggttttatggtgcaggaattgaggtgatctgaggtgtgagggTGCAGGAACTGAGGtgatgtgaaggtgcaggaattggagtgATCTGAGGAGTGGGGGTGCAGgaactgaggtgtgaaggtgcaggaatgggggggggggatctgaggtgtgaaggtgcaggaattgggggtgatctcaggtgtgaaggtgcagaaattggggggggggatctaaagtgtgaaggtgcaggaattgggggggggatctgaggtgtgaaggtgcaggaattggggggggatcggaggtgtgaaggtgcaggaattgggggggatctgaggtgtgaaggtgcaggaattgggggggggggatctgaggtgtgaaggtgcaggaattgggggggatctgaggtgtgaaggtgcaggaatgatcggaggtgtgaaggtgcaggaattgggggtgatccgaggtgtgaaggtgcaggaattggggtgatccgaggtgtgaaggtgcaggaattggggtgatccgaggtgtgaaggtgcaggaattgggggtgatccgaggtgtgaaggtgcaggaattgggggtgatccgaggtgtgaaggtgaaggaattgggggtgatctgaggtgtgaaggtgcaggaattgggggggatctgaggtgtgaaggtgcaggaattggggtgatcggagatgtgaaggtgcaggaattgggggtgatcggagatgtgaaggtgcaggaattgggtgtgatctgaggtgtgaaggtgcaggaattggggggaggggggggtctgagatatgatggtgcaggaattggggggatctgaggtgtgaaggtgcaggaattaggggtgatctgaggtgtgagggtgcaggaactggggtaatcggaggtgtgaaggtgcaggaattgggggtgatctgaggtgtgaaggtgcaggaattggggggatctgaggtgtgaaggtgcaggaattaggggtgatctgaggtgtgagggtgcaggaactggggtaatcggaggtgtgaaggtgcaggaattgggggggatctgaggtatgaaggtgcaggaattgggggtgatctgagatatgatggtgcaggaattggggtgatctcagGTGtgagggtgcaggaattggggtgatctcagGTGtgagggtgcaggaattggggtgatctcagGTGtgagggtgcaggaattggggtgatctcagGTGtgagggtgcaggaattggggtgatctcagGTGTGAGGGTGCAGCTTATTCCATATGTCATTTTCCGATCATCATGTAGAAGATGGCGGCAGAGACCTCTTGGTTACTCTCCTCCCGTGCTCAGCCATGTCAGACCCGTCGGTGAAGGTCATTTATATTTCATTAGGAGAATGACAGCCATTGATGAGGAGTGAAAACACCCTGATATGACGTACAGATGACTGGACCTTCCCCCTGTAGGGCGATGTTATCACTGCGAGGAATTCTGACAGATTAGCCACGGTGACCTTTCTTCAGGTGACCCACATCAAGAGCTCTTTGAAGTTGTGCTTGGAAGGAAACCTTTTATAAACTGATCAGATTAAAAGCCCCTTGACATTAGATAAGGGCCACTTGTCCTTAtctttaggataccaaaaaaaaaaaaccagaaaaTAAAGTAGTAAATCTTCGGTGGTATTTCAGGAAGAACAGGAGGTGCGGGACACCAAATTCCTGGTTTGTCTCGGGCAGAGAGCcccataaggctccattcacattaacGCACCATTGCAACGTTGGAtcgtgactttaaccacttcagcaccaaACCATTTGGCtgctcaaagac
This window encodes:
- the LOC120924573 gene encoding RNA-binding protein EWS-like — translated: MASTDYSTYSQAGAQQSYSAYTAQPAQGYTQTAQATYGQPGYGTYGQPTDASYTQAQTTATYGQSAYATAYAQPPAGYTAPAAPQAYSQPIQGYGTSYDSSTATTATTQAAYAAPTAYGAQPAYPSYGQQPATTAPARPQDGSKPADTSQPPPSTAAYAQPSVGYSQSSYSYPQVPASYPMQQVTAPPSYPPTSYSTSQPSSYDQSSYSQPSSYTQQSSYGQQSSYSQPSSYGQPSSYGQQGGYGQQSSYQQQQQQPPQQPPPTSYPPPSSSYGSQPPSQYGQQSSGYSQQSSYRQDHSNNKGSYGQEPHQGYSGPEGRNSGGSDSRGRGRGMYDRGGMNRGGRGGRGGMGGGDRAGFSKPGGLLDDGPEPDFVPPMEPEEEPENTTIYMQGLNENVTVEELVEFFKNCGEAKINKRTGQPLVNIFTDKETGKPKGDGTFSFEDMPSAKSAVELCDGKKFQGNKLKVSLAQKKAPTSMRGGLLPRDGRGGGPPLLRGGPMPRMVGRGGDRGGFMRGGPRGGPRGSPVSGPNVQHRAGDWQCPNPGCGNQNFAWRTECNQCKAPKPEGFCPPPFPPPGNERGRGGPGMRGGRGLMDRGGPGMFRGGRGGDRGGFRGRGMDRGLGGGRRGGPPGPPGPLLEPMGGRGGGGRRGGPGKMDKGDHRQERRERPY